The Dioscorea cayenensis subsp. rotundata cultivar TDr96_F1 chromosome 18, TDr96_F1_v2_PseudoChromosome.rev07_lg8_w22 25.fasta, whole genome shotgun sequence genome includes the window ATTTTCCCAAGAGGGTACTGTTGAAAGTTTGGAGATTCAAAATTCCCCACCCACCTAGCTCAGTAGGTCTGCATAACCTAGTCCAATTAACCAGTCAAATTTTGCTATGTTGGAAATCTGGTCCGGACCATaaaaaatctcttctaattctgTCAATGCTTCTAATAACCCAAACAGGAAGCTTGAAGATAGACATCCAGTAGGTGGGAATAGCAGTGAGGACCGAATTGACTAAAGTGAGTCGACCACCTAAAGAAAGTAACCTGTATTTCCAGGAAGCAAGACGCGAACGGATCTTACTAACAAGGATGTCCCAATCTTGTCTGCGCGGACGCCCCCCAGAGATAGGTATCCCCAAATAAGTTATCGGAAGGGTACTAGATCTGCAGTGCACTGTTCTAGCAAGAGAAATATGGGGTTCAAGGTTTCTTTGGGAGGCAAAAAGACAAGTTTTTTCAGAGTTAACTCTAAGACCAGATAATCCTTCAAAAATATAGAGAATGAGTTTGATGATGCGAAGATCTTCTTTTCCTCATGCTGTAAGAATGAGCAGGTCATCAGCATATTGTAAATGACACAATTTAACGCCAGTATCTCTGAGTGGCACACCATGCAGGATTCCAAAGTTAAGAGCGTTGTTAAACATGGTGCTGAGGACATCAACAGCGAGGACAAATAGGAGAGGGGAAAGCGGGTCGCCCTGTCTAAGACCTCTGCGATATCTAATATAACCCCTTTGAACACCATTTATCAGGAACTTCGCTTCGGATGTGGTGAAAATAGAGCTAATCCACCCTACCCATTTATCATTGAAACCATGAGCTTTTAATAGTTCAGTCATGAAACTCCAGTCCACTGTATCGAAAGCTTTGGCAAAGTCAACTTTGAGAATCAAACCTGGGAGATAATTTCTTTGCAAATAGTAGATGAGCTCATGAGCAGAAACAATGTTATGAATGATACACCGGTTTTTGATAAACGCTGATTGAGTTGAATCAATCAACGAGTCAATTTTTAGCCTAAGTCTGTTAGCTAACAGCTTGGAGACAATCTTAAGAGAAGAATTGATCAGGCTAATGGGCCGGTAATGAGATGGGTCCTCGGGGGCCTTGCTCTTAGGAATGAGCGTAATGTTAGCCCAATTGATACATTCAAGGTTAGCATTTCCCCAATAAAAGTCTTCACAAAGTTTAGCATGTCATGATCTTTAGTCGCATAACATAAGAGTATTATGTCGGTTATTattctctttttgaatttatCTATTGTCTGTAAGTTCATGgttgttttctcatttttattttcaatacatgtgcttcattcattttttttttctcaaaaattaaaaaaaactgtcAGCATTCAAGGATTAGAAGTTTttctaatgtaatttttttttgtcattatatCCTTGTATCAATTagtcattttgtattttttctatAAAGTGCATGATCAATATGAAcagtaattaatgaaataaaaaatgcttattttgtagtttttatccgtttatattttttcaattggaacatttggattgaaaaaaatgcTCACATGTTCACTACTAATTGTCTTTCGATTGTTACTTGGATTTTAAAGATTGTGCATATGGTACTTTTGTGGTTTTCTCCAGCTCCGAAATTGAAGAGGGTAAAGCTTGAGGATCCGATGGCAAAGGTTAAGAGAAGTCTGGAGTTTTTTTCTTCCAGAGACGCGGTGCCTGTTGCCCCTACGGAGCACCCTCCTCCTCCAGGGAAGATCTAGTCTTCTGGTTTATTGTACCCCTATTGGATCTACCTTTCCtttcgggtttgttgttgtCTCTCTTTCCTCTGTGTTTGCCTCTggtattttccctttttttttccactCCTTGTGGTAATTTTGTAGAGCCTCGGCTTCTGTTGTTGCTTCATTTTGTGTActtgttcatttttttaatgaatgtggtttatccattttttttaaaatacagagACATTAATCaatatcttttcattttataataaatgtgatttaccttttttttttaaatagtaattcaacgaaaaaaattagaaagtatGACATGGGACTCACTAGACATAGATAGAAAGTAAGAAGAACAATAACGGGATAATGCAAAAGATAGTGAATAGGGACAATTGGAAAAATGATAATACTAAAATAACAGTAAGAAGGGATATTTCATCAACTTCATTCTTTGTGAGTCTTGCAGCGAAGCCACTGATGACTTTATCATACATGTAAATCATCGGTGAAGAAAATTAGACCAATATCTCGTGGAATGTCTTTGATATGATGATCGTCTCCATTGGTTTCTCTCCCTCCCCATCCCTTGCTATGGCGAGTGGGGGACAAACTCCCCACCTTTGGTAAACCTCCGCCTTTTGACCAGGTGAAGAAATTTCTGATAGAAAAATGGGCGATGGTTCGTGATCTTCAAATTTCAGACCTTCCTAATGGGTTTTTGTTAATCCGTTATGCCACATTCGAAGACATGCAACGACTTCTCACTGAGGGGCCGTGGACCCTTAATAGATTAACCTTACAGCTAGCTCCTTAGAGGCCATTCTTTGAGTTGGCGTTTGCTAAACTCTCCACAACAGCTGTTTGGGTTCAGCTGCATAACCACTTCTCACTTGGGTAATCTTCAGAAGGTTGATGAGTTTACTTTAAAGTTAACTAGATCCAAATTTGCCAGGGTGTGTATTGAAATCAACCTCTCTAAACCCCTTTGCCGGGGTTTTTGGGTTGGTGATGATACTCACCGGGTGTTCGTTGTGGTTCTTTACGAAAGGCTGCCTACGGTTTGCTATACCTGTGGGATTATCGGCCACGGAACCAACTCTTGTTCCCATGCAATAACAACCGGGGAGAACCGGACTTCTCCACCTCTCCGTAATTCACGGGGATCGGTGGTAGGTCTGGTTCAGACCGAGGATGTTGTTGAGGGAATGGAGATGGATTCTACTGCTGATAAACCCCAAGATTTGGTTAATTCTGTTAATTCTACTCCGGATTCTGAGTTTGGTTCTTGGATGCTTGTCTCCCGCCGGCGTGGTCGTGCTCGCTACCGAGGAGCTGGCCACCGCTCCTATTTGGTGTCCGTTGGCGTTGCAACCGAGGAGAATAGTGCTCTTTCTCTTCCCTGAGGTGTACCATCTCGAGGTACTTGGTAGGTGCGAAAAGTCATGGTAGGGGCGGCTCTTTCTCTTCTCGGGCTCCCcgttttcaatattttaatactGATCAATTACCAATGGAGGATGTTTTGACCCCTCGAAACCCGAACCCTGACATTTCTGATCCCTTGCCCCCTCAAAACGATAACCTCTCTCTATAACAAAGGGACCTCTCTCCCTATGCAAGCCCAAGTCCCATGCGACTCTGGACAAGTAAAAACTTCTACTTTCTCAGGCATACTTGCAGATAGCTAGCTGAGGGACTTGCCAGGGAAAACCCGTCACACTTCGTCAATTTAGTCAAAGTTTACCCACTTATGTATATAAATGTCAGCATAGGAATAGCACTGTTTTAGTGgtcatatgtatatgtataacatgctattttttgtaatttcattCTTCCTATACTTCAGTATTGTTTAGATCATGTGCTTCTTTTTCATTTACTGAAGAGCATGCACAACGTATGTGTGTGGACCccacttttatttaattattttcgtgattttttttgtttgtttttaaaatttaattagtttcttttaaaatttatcttatccTTTCAGCAACCATCCACCCACGTTTTAGGCCACCTCTCACTTGCGCgatcttttaaatttaaataaaaggatAACTTCGCCGTCTTCTCTCTATCATTTCTATAGCGTTGTGGTGGAAGAATCGACAGGTTGTCCGTGGTCACGATTATTAAACAAGGATCCAAGCGACTCCCAAATTCAAGGTTAGGCTATCATCTGATTTTTGTGCCTTGGGGTTGTCTTGTTGGGTAGTGTGGGGGGTGTTGTTTGGGTTGCATGTTAGAGGTTCTCTGTatgttcttcttattcttttaagTTCCTCTCATTAAATACTGgctttatagtttttaatacTAGTGTTGAAAACATGTTACTGGAATGTTAAACTTGCTTGGGTTGCATGCATGGTGTAGTGGATACATGCAAGCATTACTTCTCCATGTTTCAGCCTGGTcaagtttcattttatttattttattttattttattttattttattttattttattttatttttttctttaccgTTAATTACATGGAGGCTAAGTTGATGCCATATTAAGTGCTTTAAGTTATATAGTGATGTTTCATTAGATATGTATGCCATTGTGATAGTACGGATCTGATGACAGTGGAGAATTGGacttttaatcaaaccaaaatttactttttatggTGTTAGCAATCCCAACATTTACTTTTGATGGATGTGTGTGGTgtaaatgtatgtgtgtgttgtgtacatatgtatatatggatgttgttatgtgtgtatatatgtattatcCTTCAGGAGTCAATTAGTAATGTTTTAGCAGGTTAATTATCTTCTTGTTGCACTGTGTTGTTTGGGTTAGGAGGTGCAGTGCTCTAATTGGGGTCTTATGTTatccaataatatttatttcctGATCCTTTATAAGGATATGTTCATAATAGTTCTGTATCTCTTCCTGTATGTTATGCttgaaaaccaaaaatcctAGATGACTTGTAAAGTTAGGATTACTGAACTGATTTTATGTCTATAGGTTCTTTTGTGAAGAGTTGATTGAGAAtcaatttggatttttggaaatttagcgaatgtcaggtaagtatcccacatataaatatgattatatGTGTACACTCTAGTTTTTGAATATTTGGGATTTTTGAGAAGAGTactgtttttatttattggtatttaaaatcatttatttgttattgttttcgggtttattttaaaattcatttaaatatcacGTTAATGATATGATATTTTGGTTTAGGTTTATCTAAAAGGTTTAATATCTGTTTAAAAGTTCTGGAACTATTAaatgttgatttatttaaattttgaattattatgtactttatttaaaaatctggATCATATCATTCTTGAGttttaattcatttgtttaaattcAGATAGtttaatttctgaattttagATATTATATTTAGAATctgaatttttaattcatttctttaaattcaggaattctgatttttgaaCATCAGatacttatttaatttatgattattttatttatttaaattcagattaaCTATTTTctgattttggatattttatttaatttttgattacattaattggtttattttgatatgacaaaaatggGATCACGTTACtgtaaatttcttgtattttgcctgattagtttattgttttgtccatcggaagtattttgacatagaaacttgtccccaattaactatgcaataacctTGTCACTGGAGGTTAAACACTGAcagtgtcgacacgtattttgatttagaaactatagtttcccatagcttgccgtcggtgaagaatatcggcctttgataattttggctcgggtcaccgagggtaaaaatatgacttctGATAAATTTTTGTCCTCAGCGTcacgagggtaaatatatgaattttgtgattttgttttgccaatagttgtttgggggacctatatgcttaaatttttgacatctatgcTTACGTGAAGtaaatttgttttgttgattttgcaatttgataaattatgattttgtataagtgatccctatatttttagtgggtgcttactgggatgtcaagctcataaatattgttgatattttttttcagatcaggagtaaaGGTGAGTGGCAGATAGGTTAGCAAGGATCGTTGGGTCACCACCGATtttattagcatgtaataagtctcgttgttgtgggcctaggttttatttatttattttttttagggaaGAGCTAAGAGAgctgattttattaatataggGGGAAAATTACAAAGAGTTCAACATTACAAATAAGACCCAAAGCAAAAGCAAATTACAAACACCCATAAAAAACCAcactaaacaaacaaaaacaacaataaaccTAAAACACATAACCCGCGTTGCAAAAAGCCATCATAATCCAATGCCGCAGCTCACGTCCCTGGAAAAACAGAGATAGCGTATGCAAATTTATAGCCAAAGAAGCAAGCTTAAAAGCAGGGGGAGCCCATGACTTAGGGATAAGATGCATGTTAGATGTATAATTCAATGAAATTGTCTTGCAAGAAGCTGGGCCCGTGATGAAGTGCTTGATCATTAATCCAGTGTCCACGGAAGCTGggcctaggttttatttgaataaatttgtaTTGACTATGTAAACACTTAGTTTGTTCTTTTAGTGTTGAACTCTATTCCtgtttctagtttttgtttctCGGTtagatttttgtgattttttagaACAGGTTTTGAGGGACTTGACGTCTTGCTGGGCCCTCAAAGCTTGGTTAGTGTGTTGCTGGGTTGTCGATTGCCTGAATTTGGCgagccaggttcggggcgtgacaacatGATACTGTGCTTGATTACTATTCAAATTAAACTTCAACGATGCTTTTCACTGACGGCTGAACTTCTTGTTGAACTCATGCTCTGTCACCTCCCTATTTTTTGCTATTGAAAAATCAGCACCCAAACTTTATGGACTTTCTTTTTTGTCACTCATCAATAGTATTTCGTTCTGCTCCACTACTCATGCCTAGTCGATCGCCCTGTcaacttttataattaatagaTGCTGGGATGTACGTAAGTTCATTaactattatcattatcatgTATTTCtagaataatattattactctgGAGCTTGTCTGagaatgatttttgtttttttaacccTGTCCAGTGGAAGGGTGAAGGGTGGTGAGTCGTATTCAAATTCAGCACAGGGTTAGGACTAGGATTAGGCGACTGCATCGAGGTGAGGAGAGTAGAGTAGTGTAGTGTAGGGACTGGGTGGCCTGGTCTTTGGGAGACAGGAAAAGCATTGATGGAGATGTAGTGGGATGGGATGGAGACCGGAAGAAGAGCATTAGAGACAATTTGAGGTGATGAATGCAGCATTATGCTCCGGGTTAGCCTCATCTTCCATGGAAAGACAATACTTTGCCGGCTGGCCGGGGAGCCTCATTGCATTCTATGCACCTTTTGGGGTGCTTTTGTTGTACCTATGACCAACCTTTTGTTCTTTCATTTCATTACTCTTCAATTCAATTGGTGTGCCGTCTGTCTCACATTAACTTTTGCCCCTTCTCCTCATTGACCAGTTGATCAAATTGGAGGACAATatttagtgtgtgtgtgtgtcaatGTGTGTGCgtgtttttgtatttgttcattttggtgtggaaataataataacagttgGACCAGAAAACTTATTTCATCCTTCTATTCAATTTAATGCAACAATGGATGGGACCGCCGGCCACCAACCTTGTGcgaaaaacaataaacaatggTATGTGGTATGGTATGTTATGGGGTTCCCTCACGTCCAGAATAATTAAGATGGATGAGAATGGCATCATATATTTGGCATATTCCTTGCTAACTTAATTATCATCCAACAATTGTAAAGTGGGTGGTGTTGTAATTCTATTTGTTTTGACAGGAATGGAATATTACATTCCCGAACGCACACATAgattaatataattaagtatatatatgtttttttaataaaaaagtatatatacgTAGGAAGGtgttcaagattttttttttaaataagagtgTATGAAGGGCAATCATTCCATATTACAACTActaatgaagagagagagagagagatagaaatAGAAAGAGACAGAGTGAGGTGGGTGGAGCAGGATAGCAGAGGCAATGGCCAGCAATGGTGTCCTCTTAATGCGCGGGCATTTTCCACAAATGAACGGATCATGGGCACCGTTATTTTCTGGATCTGATCAACAAGCCATTGACCTTTGAGCTATCCAACCGACTGCCATCATCgaatttgatttctatttttgacTTTTGTAGCTGCACTGTACAATGTtattaattttctcaaattCTGCTTCAATATTATCAAAGGAGTGCTGTCAGTTGTCTCCTCAATGCCCATTGCATGTCACAGCTTGGCCGATGATTTTGGTTCCGGGTGGGCAGCAGTTCAAATCCAAAACTCTGTTTTACTCATCACtggtaaaaagaaaagaataaaaagaataaaaaccttaatttaCTGTTGTAGTAGGTGCAGGGAGTTCTGGTCCACGTGACCGCACGCCATGTCTGGGGATGTTTCATTACATGACAAAATTgtcattttagtttttatgatcACCTGACAGTACACAATCAAAAATGATGCGGGTTGATTGTGCGAATCATCAGCACATCTTATCAGTTGATTTTGCCTTAAAATTATGCCAAAaatttgtacatttttttttagaaaaaattcttaaaaaaaactgGTGCCACAAGCAGATGCGGCAGGGATGCTAAACTAATAAATGACTTTGAAGTTAGTCTTcagtaaataagacaaatttATACTCATCCCGAAAAGTGGCTCCAACATCTAATAATAGAATGGAGATGCCGTACGAGGTTATTTGCATCAGTAACTTTAATATTCCAGATGAGTGTTAGATTTGCATCAGTTTACTTTAATAATCTAGATGAGTGTTAGATTTGCATCAGTTTACTTTAATCATCTGGATGAGTGTTAGAGTTGCTGATCAGGCCAATTATGGGAGAGACAGTCctcctttcttatttttcatgacaCATCGAACTATTCATTAAAAGCCAAATGGAGTATGGGTCAGTGGCAGACCCACCTTCCACTCCTAGTAAAGTCATTGCACGGGTTCAGATCCCATAAATCGGCTATTTAAAGCAATCAAGATCTTGCTAAATTCCTGCcagataataataacaataatactaataataataaatcttgcCCATAGTCCCCCAGAAAtagcaaggaaaaaaaaaggatagcaATAAATTAATGCAAGGGAGGAGGCTCTGCAATTCATATGCTACTTGTGATTAGCAAATTCGGCTTTGGGAGGAGGCCAGGGCTGGCCACCAGAAAGGTGTTAATTTGTGCTTGCTAGTTTTGTCTGACAACAAGAATCCTCAGAGGAAAAGAGGAGAggagttactttttttttttcctctctctctcagaTCTGTTCATGCTCTCATACATACCCTCGCAGATTGAGCGTATCTCCCCCAGCACCCCTGCACAAGTAATCAACATCAAAGGCAGCGGCAACCATCCATCGTTGTTCTCTCCTCTATCTCGTCATTTCTCATTTCTCATTTCTCATGCTATCCACGTGCCGACTATAGGTTAGCTCTAGTTAATTTCTAGTTTCTGATATCTAGTGTACTCAGCGATGATCATATTACgtggtttatttttctattataccATGCATggtagaaattaaatttttgagagACTTGATAAActagttaataataataagatgagCGAGCCATACTGTACACACGGCTTCTTCTTCAAAGTTCAGACTCCCAATAAATAGTAACAGTCTTCAAATTAAAAGAGATCGATCTCAACCAAAAAACCGGACTGGTCGAGCTGCCTCCTGTTCAATATCATGACATTTTGTCTTCTTTATGATGTTTGATTAGGTCCAATATCTACACGTACGGATCTCGATCGATCGTCCTCCAGGCAGCAGCAGCTGCTCACCAAAAATATATTGacaaataaagtaaaagaaacagGGCTGTAAAGTAAGCAGGAGAAGATGGTGCCGCAGAAGCAGGCAGAGGAGGCCATTGTGGCGAACCAGAACGAGGGTGAAGGTGGCGATCAAGAGGAGGTCACAGCGGGGGAGGATCATGTGGCAGGTGCCCAACAAGGGTTCAGCCTCAAGAGCATCCTTTGGCACGGCGGCTCGGTCTGGGACGCTTGGTTCAGCTGCGCCTCCAACCAGGTCATTTCTTACATGTCTTACCCTCTCAAAATCAAAATCGAAATTGTGATATTTTGTTTGTTCTCGTGATGAGTGCAGGTGGCACAGGTGCTGTTGACACTGCCCTACTCCTTCTCCCAACTAGGGATGCTGTCTGGAATACTGCTCCAGGTGTTCTACGGCTTACTAGGCAGCTGGACAGCCTACCTCATCAGCGTCCTTTACATTGAGTACCGCACacgcaaagagaaggagaacgTCAGCTTCAAGAACCATGTCATCCAGGTTGATCAtatgatggatggatggatctTTACTGTTTCTTCAGATCAgctggttatatatatatatatatatatgactttttTAATTTCGTAATGCATTATTGCAGTGGTTTGAGGTGCTGGACGGACTGCTGGGACCATACTGGAAGGCCATCGGTCTCGCTTTCAACTGCACCTTTCTCCTCTTCGGATCTGTCATTCAGCTCATTGGTTGCGCCAGGTCTGTCATTAAACGTCCTACTCAACTCCGCCTGATTCTCTCATTGTTTTCTAATTGATTCAAATAAAGTTCGATCGAACAACGTCTGTTGTTGGTGCAGTAACATCTATTACATAAACGACCACCTGGACAAAAGGACCTGGACATACATATTTGGGGCATGCTGCGCCACCTCCGTATTCATTCCATCTTTCCACAACTACAGGATATGGTCCTTTCTGGGATTGGGCATGACCACATACACTGCTTGGTATCTCGCCATCGCATCCTTCGCTCACGgccaggtatatatatatatatatatatatatattatctatcaTTGTGATGATCACTGCCACTGAGTTCTAGTAGTAGTATCCTAACTTTTAGCATTTGGAGAGAATAAAACTAGTCATTGAAACAATGAGCATGGTTTGGGTGTAACTGCAGGTGGAGGGTGTGACCCACTCAGGGCCTACGAAGCTGGTGCTCTACTTCACCGGAGCTACCAACATTCTCTACACTTTCGGTGGTCACGCCGTCACCGTGTAAGTAGTGCTCATGGGGTCTGACCCGTGCGGGTGGTTTTCTGCTTATAAGTTTGAACttttatctaattaattaatcttgCTTTAGCTGCGTATGTAGTGGGCTGCGAAAAAGCCGGtggcttttttcttttatcatggTTCCAGTTCCGATATTAATGTAAATTCACacagaaaaataatttttatgtgcGTGCATTGCGCTACGCAGGGAGATCATGCACGCCATGTGGAAGCCGCAGAAGTTCAAATACATATACCTGTTAGCGACGCTGTACGTGTTCACGTTGACACTGCCTTCGGCGGCCGCAATGTACTGGGCCTTTGGAGATGAGTTGCTGAACCATTCGAACGCCTTTGCGTTGCTTCCCAAGAACAGGTTCCGGGACGCGGCCGTGGTACTGATGCTGATCCACCAGTTCATTACCTTCGGCTTTGCGTGCACCCTCTCTACTTTGTATGGGGAGAAGGTTATCGGCATGCACGATACTAAGAGCATTTATATCCGGGCACTTATCCGCCTCCCTGTTGTAATTCCAATCTGGTTCTTCGCCATCATATTCCCCTTCTTCGGACCCATCAACTCTGCTGTCGGGGCACTTCTAGTCAGCTTCACTGTCTACATCATTCCCTCCCTCGCTCATATATGCACTTATCGGACAGCCTCTGCTCGCAGGGTATACGAACTAACTACATTTAAAAACCCACGTCCACACGCGCTCGGCcgcacacacacagacacacacaccgTTTTACTGATCCCAATCTCAATTTAATCTGGGTTGTATTAATGCAGAATGCCGCTGAGAAGCCGCCCTTCTTCTTACCAAGCTGGACCGGTATGTTCGCATTGAACGCTTTTGTGGTGGCATGGATCTTCGTCGTCGGATTCGGGTTTGGAGGATGGGCCAGCATTACCAACTTTGTCAAGCAGGTGAACAACTTCGGCCTCTTCGCCAAATGCTACCAGTGTGCCAAACCTCCGCCAGGCCCAATGA containing:
- the LOC120281783 gene encoding auxin transporter-like protein 2, which translates into the protein MVPQKQAEEAIVANQNEGEGGDQEEVTAGEDHVAGAQQGFSLKSILWHGGSVWDAWFSCASNQVAQVLLTLPYSFSQLGMLSGILLQVFYGLLGSWTAYLISVLYIEYRTRKEKENVSFKNHVIQWFEVLDGLLGPYWKAIGLAFNCTFLLFGSVIQLIGCASNIYYINDHLDKRTWTYIFGACCATSVFIPSFHNYRIWSFLGLGMTTYTAWYLAIASFAHGQVEGVTHSGPTKLVLYFTGATNILYTFGGHAVTVEIMHAMWKPQKFKYIYLLATLYVFTLTLPSAAAMYWAFGDELLNHSNAFALLPKNRFRDAAVVLMLIHQFITFGFACTLSTLYGEKVIGMHDTKSIYIRALIRLPVVIPIWFFAIIFPFFGPINSAVGALLVSFTVYIIPSLAHICTYRTASARRNAAEKPPFFLPSWTGMFALNAFVVAWIFVVGFGFGGWASITNFVKQVNNFGLFAKCYQCAKPPPGPMKPH